Sequence from the Acidimicrobiia bacterium genome:
CGGAGTTCTTGCCGCACGGCGTCTTCGAGGTCTTGGCACCGATGCTGCCCCCCGGGTGCAACCCGGGGAACGCGGTGTTCTCGTACGACGACGTCGCCCGGCACTTCGCGACCCGCGATCCGGTGTCCTGGGTCCGCCACCCGTGCGTGCTGCCAGGCTGGGACAACTCGCCCCGTCAGCCGGACGGCAAGGTGGTGGCGATCACCGGCACCTCGGTGGCGACCTACGACTGGTGGCTGCGCCGGGCCATCGAGCGCGCCGAGACGGAGCACCCCGACCAGCCGATCGTGTTCCTGAACGCGTGGAACGAGTGGGCCGAGGGCGCCCACCTCGAGCCCGACGAGCGCAACGGGCGCGCGTACCTCGAGGCCACCCTCGGCGCGCTGGCCTGGCGCGGCTACGCGCCTCGGTCGGGGATCTCAGGACCGCCGGTGTCGCCGGCCTCGGCCGAAGAACGGTACCGGGAGCTCTACGACCAGTACGTGGTGCTGCAGCGAGAGCACACCGCCTTCTTGCAGACGATGGAGCGCCGCGTCACGCAAGCGGTCGAGCCGCTGGAGCGAGAGCTCGCACAGGCTCGTCACGACGCGGCTCGACTCGCGGGCCTCGTGGGGGAGCTCCGCGAGGCCTCAAGCGCAACGGCCGGCCCCGATCGGCTGCGAACGCGCCTGGCCCGCCTCCGCGTCAGCCTGGGCAGCGGCGACCGGTCCGGCCCGGACGGGTAGTCGGTCAGTTTGAAATCGGGGGTAGAACGAGACGGCGGGCTACTTCCCGAGTTGCGGCGTGAGGCCGTCGACGTCCATCTCGAAGTACTCGTTGTCGGCGAACGGTCCGACCGCACCCTCGACGACCTCGCGCACCGCCGGCACTGATGCGCCTTCCCAGATACAGATGCCGAGCTTGTGATCGGGTGTGGCCGCGTGGACTGGCAACGCGACGCTCGTAGGAAGTCCCGCCTCGAGCGCTTTGGCCTCAGCGGCCTGGAAACCCTCGGGGTCATGGATTCGATGAATGACGGTCACGAACATCGGGTCCTCAATCGATTCGTCGGATCTGCCGCCGGAGCGCGACCCCACGGTGCTTAGCACGCCGGACACACGGTGCGCCCCCTCGTCCAGCAGCTCCGCAACCCGGATGAGAGACCGGGGTCGCCCGTTACGCTCCCCGTGGACGACTGGGTGGGCGAGTTCGTTTTCGATCTTGCGGTTGAACGCAAGATCGGCCAGCGCCGAACCGGCAAACCGACCCACTACTTCCCGGACGAGAACGGCGGTGGGTCGCCGACCGACGAGGGATAGCCACGACCCGGCGCCAGCCCGGGCCACGGCCGGCGACAGCCGAGCGCTCAGGGTCGGCCCACCGCTCGACCGCTAGCCTCACCGGGATGCTCGAGGACACCGGCGAGCGCTACATCCCGGATCCGGCCGATGCGCACTACGAGCATCCGCACCGGTACCTGTCGGCTCGGCGCTTCGCGACCGGCCGTCGGGTCGTGGACCTGGCGAGCGGTGAGGGCTACGGCGCCTCGTGGCTGGCCGACGTGGCCGCGTCCGTCGTCGGGCTCGAC
This genomic interval carries:
- a CDS encoding glycoside hydrolase family 99-like domain-containing protein; this translates as MREGPEPKRPLLLAFYLPQFHPVPENDAWWGRGFTEWTNVVRARPLFEGHYQPHLPGELGFYDLRLPEVREQQAALARDHGIDGFCYYHYWFGAGRRTLERPFHEVLRTGSPDFPFCLAWANENWTREWDAGDRSVLMPQQYSDEDDEAHGRFLMEAFADRRYIKVDGRPLFLVYRVQKLPDPKKTFGRWRQMARDHGFPDLYLIRFETHGDFRDPATFGCDASAEFLPHGVFEVLAPMLPPGCNPGNAVFSYDDVARHFATRDPVSWVRHPCVLPGWDNSPRQPDGKVVAITGTSVATYDWWLRRAIERAETEHPDQPIVFLNAWNEWAEGAHLEPDERNGRAYLEATLGALAWRGYAPRSGISGPPVSPASAEERYRELYDQYVVLQREHTAFLQTMERRVTQAVEPLERELAQARHDAARLAGLVGELREASSATAGPDRLRTRLARLRVSLGSGDRSGPDG